A genomic segment from Sulfuritalea hydrogenivorans sk43H encodes:
- a CDS encoding type II toxin-antitoxin system RelE/ParE family toxin, with translation MIQSFNCADTENLFAGRRVARFANIATVAMRKLQQVNAAGSLEFLRVPPQNRLEQLKKDRKGQWSIRINDQFRVCFEWRDGHAWRVEIVDYH, from the coding sequence ATGATTCAGTCGTTCAACTGCGCCGATACGGAAAACCTGTTTGCGGGCCGGCGCGTGGCGCGGTTCGCCAACATCGCCACTGTGGCAATGCGAAAGTTGCAGCAGGTCAACGCCGCCGGATCGCTGGAGTTTCTGCGCGTGCCGCCACAGAATCGGCTGGAGCAGTTGAAGAAAGATCGGAAGGGACAATGGAGCATCCGGATCAACGACCAGTTTCGGGTGTGCTTCGAATGGCGCGACGGGCACGCCTGGCGCGTCGAGATCGTCGATTACCACTGA
- a CDS encoding DUF3800 domain-containing protein, with translation MHLCYFDENKHTVENPAFFIGGLMIPDAKALEFEKTLSQIAFNFHGSRTLAVHTELHGKELFHGKGNAKGRKLEERVRVFQDVATFVTDNAIPVRMVRIDVSRHEQKYKYPTPPYRLGLMLILERFCEYLDTVDDLGLVFGDHEADEVTGAVVDFSEFKSLGKTPMHFGRPLGRLLDTVYFTQSHHSRFLQVADLLVYMAGRYESWTDVPDKWHEQAVKAAWEKVKASGNLSIQRWP, from the coding sequence ATGCATCTTTGCTACTTCGACGAGAACAAGCACACCGTTGAGAACCCGGCGTTCTTCATCGGTGGATTGATGATTCCCGATGCCAAGGCGCTCGAATTCGAGAAGACGCTCTCCCAGATAGCCTTCAATTTCCACGGATCCCGCACGCTGGCCGTGCATACGGAACTGCATGGCAAGGAGTTGTTCCACGGCAAGGGCAATGCCAAGGGGCGCAAGCTCGAAGAGCGTGTGCGCGTGTTTCAGGACGTGGCGACCTTCGTCACCGACAATGCGATTCCCGTGCGGATGGTGCGCATCGACGTGAGTCGTCATGAGCAGAAGTACAAGTATCCGACGCCGCCCTACCGCCTCGGGCTGATGCTGATCCTTGAGCGCTTCTGCGAATACCTCGATACGGTCGATGATCTTGGGCTTGTGTTCGGCGACCACGAGGCGGACGAAGTGACCGGTGCCGTCGTCGATTTCTCGGAATTCAAATCGCTCGGGAAGACCCCGATGCACTTTGGCCGTCCGCTGGGCCGTTTGCTCGATACGGTGTATTTCACCCAGTCGCACCACAGTCGCTTTCTACAGGTCGCGGACTTGCTGGTGTATATGGCGGGGCGCTACGAAAGCTGGACGGACGTGCCGGACAAGTGGCACGAGCAGGCGGTAAAGGCAGCCTGGGAAAAAGTGAAGGCCAGCGGGAATCTATCGATTCAGCGCTGGCCTTGA
- the pcaD gene encoding 3-oxoadipate enol-lactonase — MKIHANGLDIRYEISGSGPWVTLSHSLTCDLTMWDQLAVSLAPTFSVLRYDTRGHGGTTAPEGAYSFAQLTADLIGLLDALKIERTHFVGLSMGGMIGQHFALAQPARLNKLVIANSTSRIPPEAGPLWDERIAIARAQGCAGVVEGTLARWFTPGFRAAGADAVARIATQIRNTPAAGYIGCASAIRALDITAKIGTIAAPTLVIAGADDPGTPPAMSEVIASTIPGARLEIIPSASHLSCIEQPEIFNRLVANFLKG, encoded by the coding sequence ATGAAGATTCACGCCAACGGACTCGACATTCGGTACGAGATTTCGGGCAGCGGCCCCTGGGTCACGCTCTCGCATTCCCTGACTTGCGACCTGACGATGTGGGATCAACTCGCCGTGTCGCTGGCGCCGACTTTTTCGGTGCTGCGCTACGACACGCGCGGCCACGGTGGCACGACGGCGCCGGAGGGCGCCTACAGCTTCGCGCAACTCACCGCCGATCTGATCGGTCTGCTCGATGCGCTGAAGATCGAGCGCACGCATTTCGTCGGCCTCTCGATGGGCGGCATGATCGGCCAGCATTTCGCGCTCGCTCAGCCTGCACGCCTGAACAAGCTGGTCATCGCCAATTCCACCAGCCGCATCCCGCCCGAGGCCGGCCCGCTGTGGGACGAGCGCATCGCCATTGCCCGCGCGCAGGGCTGCGCCGGCGTGGTCGAAGGCACGCTGGCGCGCTGGTTCACGCCGGGCTTTCGCGCGGCGGGAGCCGACGCGGTGGCGCGCATCGCGACGCAGATTCGCAACACGCCGGCGGCCGGCTACATCGGCTGCGCCAGCGCGATCCGCGCGCTCGACATCACCGCGAAAATCGGCACCATCGCCGCGCCGACTTTGGTCATCGCCGGTGCCGACGATCCCGGCACGCCGCCGGCGATGAGCGAAGTCATCGCCTCGACCATTCCCGGTGCGCGGCTGGAAATCATTCCCTCCGCCTCGCATCTTTCCTGCATCGAGCAGCCGGAGATTTTCAATCGGCTGGTCGCCAACTTCTTGAAAGGCTGA
- a CDS encoding SDR family oxidoreductase: protein MDLGIRGKSALVCASSKGLGRGCAFALAREGVNVTLVARGAEALEKTAAEIRSETGVTVLAVAADIVTPAGRAAALAACPQPDILVNNAGGPPPGDFRNWSRDDWLAALDANMLTPIELIKATVDGMIARKFGRIVNITSGAVKAPIDVLGLSNGARSGLTGFVAGLSRKTVAHNVTINNLLPGFFDTNRIATVIGGQAKARNVPYEQVLAERVATIPAGRIGNPEEFGAACAWLCSTHAGFITGQNWLLDGGAYPGTF from the coding sequence ATGGATCTCGGCATACGCGGCAAATCCGCGCTGGTGTGCGCGTCGAGCAAGGGCCTGGGCCGCGGCTGCGCGTTTGCGCTGGCGCGCGAAGGCGTCAATGTAACGCTGGTGGCGCGCGGCGCCGAGGCGCTGGAGAAAACCGCCGCCGAGATTCGTTCCGAAACGGGCGTCACGGTGCTCGCCGTGGCCGCCGACATCGTCACGCCGGCCGGCCGCGCCGCCGCGCTGGCCGCCTGCCCGCAGCCGGACATCCTGGTGAACAACGCCGGCGGCCCGCCGCCCGGCGATTTCCGCAACTGGTCGCGCGATGACTGGCTCGCCGCGCTCGATGCCAACATGCTGACGCCGATCGAACTGATCAAGGCCACCGTGGACGGCATGATCGCGCGCAAATTCGGCCGCATCGTCAACATCACCTCGGGCGCGGTGAAGGCGCCGATCGACGTGCTGGGCCTGTCCAACGGCGCGCGCTCGGGCCTCACCGGCTTCGTCGCGGGGCTCTCGCGCAAGACCGTGGCGCACAACGTCACCATCAACAACCTGCTGCCCGGTTTCTTCGACACCAACCGCATCGCGACGGTAATTGGCGGCCAGGCCAAGGCGCGCAATGTGCCTTACGAGCAGGTGCTGGCCGAGCGTGTCGCCACGATTCCGGCGGGGCGCATCGGCAACCCCGAAGAGTTCGGCGCTGCCTGCGCCTGGCTGTGTTCGACGCATGCCGGATTCATTACCGGGCAGAACTGGCTGCTCGATGGCGGGGCGTATCCGGGGACGTTCTGA
- a CDS encoding Eco57I restriction-modification methylase domain-containing protein, giving the protein MPAPAEIHALVERFEANLDSYRGGAYNETLLRRDFLDPMFKALGWDMDNAQGYAEAFRDVVHEDAIKVGGSTKAPDYSFRIGGRRIFFLEAKKPSVFIKEDVAPAYQLRRYAWSADLPLSVLSDFEEFAVYDCRVKPALGDKAAKGRVLYLTFRDYIERWDEIAGIFSKEAVLKGSFDRYAREAKGKRGTTGVDGDFLAQIEGWRETLAKNIALRNNGVGARELNFAVQTTIDRIVFLRICEDRGIEPLDRLRGLTNGTGIYARLSHVFREADDRYNSGLFHFRTERHRAGNPDEFTLGLKIDDKVLKELILGLYYPESPYEFSVLPADILGQVYERFLGSVIRLTAGGQAKIEEKPEVKKAGGVYYTPTYIVDYIVGQTIGRLCEGKAPRDVAKLRVLDPACGSGSFLIGAYQYLLDWHLKWYADNEPERHAKGKDPKVHHAANGWRLTASERKRILTNNIYGVDIDAQAVEVSKLSLLLKVLEGETDETLNAQMRLFHERALPDLDGNIKCGNSLIGPDFFDGQLELDEEERRRINAFDWQAEFAEVFKSGGFDAVIGNPPWGSAISSDEKDYLQSHSVSRRGEAESHLYFIERGISLLRRDGILGFITPNTWLTIKNAEGIRRHLLSTTTFVELSELSKYIFVDAPDIVPSLVFISARPPGRRDKCIAKRANVTKVDQANFDSCMVTDLIPLSTWATDTLSTLNLRATDSAIRVRSKLVQRGIPLGNICSVLYGIKTGDNARYVSKDEAALGYPVKALKTGEIGRYSLSWKQFWLDWGDHLAGFRKSRVDVPKIVIQYIRKLSMQRRLVAAIDVNGSYYPLNNYSYVSSDDPAYSLRYVLGILNSSALNYYFASTFIDYNIKPTYLQQLPIRAIDMSNRLDRASHDRMVAMVNQMLQFHEDLASAKTAHEKTLLERQIAATDRQIDTLVYELYGLTGDEIAIVEGSVNPAL; this is encoded by the coding sequence ATGCCCGCTCCCGCCGAAATACATGCCCTTGTCGAACGCTTCGAGGCAAATCTCGACAGCTATCGCGGCGGTGCCTACAACGAAACGCTGTTGCGGCGGGACTTTCTCGATCCGATGTTCAAGGCCCTGGGCTGGGACATGGACAATGCCCAAGGCTATGCGGAAGCCTTTCGGGATGTGGTGCACGAGGACGCCATCAAGGTCGGCGGTTCGACCAAGGCGCCGGATTACAGTTTCCGCATCGGTGGCCGCCGCATCTTTTTCCTCGAAGCAAAGAAGCCCTCGGTGTTCATCAAGGAGGATGTCGCACCGGCTTACCAATTGCGTCGCTATGCATGGTCGGCCGACCTCCCGCTGTCGGTCCTGTCCGACTTCGAAGAGTTCGCCGTCTACGATTGCCGCGTCAAGCCCGCGCTCGGCGACAAGGCGGCCAAAGGAAGAGTGCTCTACCTGACCTTCCGCGACTACATCGAGCGCTGGGACGAAATTGCAGGCATCTTCTCCAAGGAGGCCGTGCTCAAGGGAAGTTTCGACCGCTACGCGCGTGAAGCCAAGGGCAAGCGCGGCACCACCGGCGTCGATGGCGACTTCCTGGCCCAGATCGAGGGCTGGCGCGAAACGCTGGCCAAGAACATCGCCTTGCGCAACAACGGTGTAGGCGCACGCGAACTCAACTTCGCGGTGCAAACGACCATCGACCGCATTGTCTTCCTGCGCATTTGCGAAGATCGCGGTATCGAGCCGCTCGACCGGCTGCGGGGCCTGACCAATGGCACCGGAATCTACGCCAGGCTCTCGCATGTCTTCCGCGAAGCCGACGACCGCTACAACTCGGGGCTGTTCCACTTTCGCACCGAAAGGCATCGCGCCGGCAATCCAGACGAATTCACTCTTGGCCTCAAGATCGACGACAAGGTTCTCAAGGAACTGATCCTCGGCCTCTACTACCCGGAAAGTCCCTACGAGTTCTCCGTATTGCCGGCCGACATCCTCGGCCAGGTGTACGAGCGCTTTCTTGGCAGCGTCATCCGCCTTACCGCCGGCGGCCAGGCGAAGATCGAAGAGAAACCCGAGGTCAAGAAGGCTGGCGGCGTCTATTACACGCCGACTTACATTGTCGATTACATCGTTGGGCAGACGATCGGACGCCTGTGCGAGGGCAAGGCGCCCAGGGATGTCGCCAAGCTGCGTGTACTCGATCCGGCCTGCGGCTCGGGCTCATTCCTCATTGGCGCCTACCAGTATCTGCTCGACTGGCACCTGAAGTGGTATGCCGACAACGAGCCCGAAAGGCATGCGAAGGGCAAGGACCCGAAGGTTCATCATGCGGCCAATGGTTGGCGACTGACGGCCAGCGAGCGCAAGCGCATCCTGACCAACAACATTTACGGAGTCGACATCGACGCCCAGGCGGTCGAGGTTTCGAAACTCTCCTTGCTGCTGAAGGTGCTTGAAGGCGAAACCGATGAGACGCTCAACGCACAGATGCGGCTGTTCCACGAACGTGCATTGCCCGACCTCGACGGCAACATCAAGTGCGGGAATTCTCTGATCGGCCCCGATTTCTTCGACGGCCAACTCGAACTCGACGAGGAGGAACGACGCCGCATCAACGCCTTCGACTGGCAGGCCGAGTTTGCGGAAGTCTTCAAGTCTGGTGGCTTCGATGCCGTGATCGGCAATCCGCCGTGGGGTAGTGCCATTTCATCGGACGAGAAGGACTATCTTCAATCGCACTCTGTAAGTCGTCGCGGCGAAGCCGAGTCGCATCTGTACTTTATTGAACGAGGCATCTCCCTGTTGAGACGCGATGGAATTCTTGGCTTTATTACTCCAAATACATGGCTAACAATAAAAAACGCGGAAGGCATCAGGAGGCACCTCTTGTCGACGACAACGTTCGTTGAGCTCAGCGAGCTTTCGAAATACATCTTTGTCGATGCTCCAGATATAGTTCCGTCGTTGGTGTTCATATCCGCACGACCGCCAGGTCGAAGGGATAAATGTATTGCGAAGCGCGCAAATGTAACCAAGGTTGATCAAGCCAACTTTGACTCATGCATGGTTACTGATCTCATCCCGCTGAGTACTTGGGCCACTGACACTCTGTCAACATTGAATCTGCGCGCAACCGACAGCGCAATTCGAGTCCGGTCAAAACTTGTGCAACGTGGCATACCTCTTGGCAATATTTGTAGTGTTCTTTATGGGATCAAGACTGGTGACAACGCTCGTTACGTTTCAAAGGACGAGGCCGCTCTTGGTTACCCAGTCAAGGCGCTTAAGACAGGTGAGATTGGGCGATATAGCCTGAGTTGGAAACAGTTTTGGCTTGATTGGGGCGACCACCTTGCAGGGTTTAGGAAAAGCCGGGTCGACGTGCCGAAGATCGTGATTCAGTACATTCGAAAACTCAGCATGCAGCGGCGACTCGTGGCTGCAATCGACGTGAATGGGTCCTACTATCCATTAAACAATTACTCGTACGTGTCTAGCGACGATCCCGCATATTCGCTGCGCTATGTGCTGGGTATCTTGAATTCGTCTGCGCTGAACTATTACTTTGCGTCAACGTTTATTGACTACAACATTAAGCCAACGTATCTGCAGCAGTTGCCAATTAGAGCCATCGATATGTCAAATAGGCTGGATCGAGCCAGCCACGACCGCATGGTCGCCATGGTCAATCAGATGCTTCAGTTCCACGAAGACCTCGCGTCCGCCAAGACCGCGCACGAGAAGACTTTGCTCGAACGCCAGATCGCCGCCACCGACCGGCAGATCGACACGCTGGTTTATGAACTCTACGGCCTGACCGGCGACGAGATCGCCATCGTGGAAGGCTCCGTCAATCCGGCGCTTTGA